In Methanolobus chelungpuianus, the following proteins share a genomic window:
- the budA gene encoding acetolactate decarboxylase, whose product MGQSKLITIALLLMSGILLSGCLNTDDTDDSFSTADFDKGSGDTGTTLAYNSDTLYQVSTINALLEGVYDGDTSLRTLKGHGDFGIGTFNALDGEMIMLDGEIYQVKDDGIAYLSNDSMTTPFAAVTFFEGDETLLINETMSKEELEEHLENMMPNRNIMYAVKITGTFDHMKTRSVPRQEQPYPKLVEVTKNQPTFEFTSVQGTIVGFWLPAYMNGVNVPEYHLHFITDGMDAGGHILEYDISEGTVEIDRTYDFYLSLPRDESFMDADLEKDNSSELEMVEK is encoded by the coding sequence ATGGGACAATCCAAACTGATAACTATTGCACTCTTACTGATGTCAGGTATTCTGCTGTCAGGCTGCCTGAACACCGACGATACTGATGATAGCTTTTCTACTGCTGATTTTGATAAGGGTTCCGGGGATACAGGGACAACTCTTGCCTACAATAGCGATACCCTCTACCAGGTCTCCACGATCAACGCCCTTCTTGAAGGGGTCTACGACGGCGATACCAGCCTGAGAACGCTTAAAGGTCACGGGGATTTCGGCATAGGAACCTTTAATGCACTGGATGGCGAGATGATAATGCTGGACGGGGAAATCTACCAGGTGAAAGATGACGGGATAGCATACCTGAGCAATGACTCCATGACAACCCCTTTTGCTGCCGTCACCTTTTTCGAGGGTGATGAGACTCTCCTCATCAACGAGACCATGAGCAAGGAAGAGCTGGAGGAGCATCTTGAAAATATGATGCCCAACAGGAACATCATGTACGCTGTGAAGATCACAGGGACATTCGATCACATGAAGACTAGGAGTGTTCCCAGGCAGGAACAGCCCTATCCTAAGCTGGTGGAGGTCACAAAGAACCAGCCGACCTTTGAGTTCACCAGTGTGCAGGGAACAATTGTCGGTTTCTGGCTGCCTGCCTACATGAACGGAGTGAATGTGCCTGAATATCACCTGCATTTCATAACAGACGGCATGGATGCAGGAGGTCATATCCTTGAATACGATATTAGTGAGGGGACCGTGGAAATTGACAGGACGTATGACTTCTACCTGAGCCTCCCCCGGGATGAAAGTTTTATGGACGCTGATCTGGAAAAAGACAACAGCTCGGAGCTTGAAATGGTAGAGAAGTAA
- a CDS encoding tripartite tricarboxylate transporter permease codes for MLGDVSLALFILSVVAGYLLGVISGLIPGIHTNNFALILLAMSPMLSDSGVPVFYVAVIILSNSLSHTFHDIIPAIFLGAPNDDTALAVLPGHTLLLEGLGAEAVRLSALGSAGSVALALFLAFPLSLFFVAAYPLIQAYLAWILILVVLVMIMTERGEFVRGQGSLSHWKGRFFALLVFIMSGLLGVFAFRTEYLMRPVISFGEPSILLPLLSGLFGSSQLIISLMSDPMIPVQLRSRLELERQRILRGILVGGVSGSLVAWLPGVSSSIATVFARLFIRQDFSKEENGYAHYSDEDMLSSAKEFIVSVSGVNTCNAIFGLVALAVIGKTRNGAMVVINDLLDGVGLDPSAIVLFLCAIALTAIMSYFSTIYLGDRVHVWLLSIDYPVLCYSVISVLALLVLLFTGTFGLVIFIVSTSLGMLAPFLKVRKSHAMGVILLPVIIYFM; via the coding sequence ATGCTTGGAGATGTATCGCTTGCTCTGTTCATACTATCTGTCGTCGCCGGTTATCTCCTGGGGGTCATATCAGGTCTGATCCCGGGCATCCATACCAACAACTTTGCCCTGATACTGCTCGCAATGTCACCCATGCTATCGGACAGCGGAGTGCCGGTGTTCTATGTTGCTGTAATTATCCTGTCAAATTCCCTCTCGCACACCTTCCACGACATTATACCTGCAATCTTCCTTGGGGCCCCGAACGATGATACTGCTCTGGCAGTCCTGCCGGGGCACACTCTGCTGCTGGAGGGCTTGGGTGCCGAGGCTGTCCGCCTTTCAGCCCTTGGCAGCGCAGGCTCCGTTGCCCTTGCTCTTTTTCTAGCCTTTCCCTTGTCCCTGTTCTTCGTAGCAGCATACCCGCTGATACAGGCTTATCTTGCGTGGATACTCATTCTTGTTGTCCTGGTCATGATAATGACCGAGAGAGGCGAGTTCGTCAGGGGCCAGGGCTCGCTCTCTCACTGGAAGGGCAGGTTCTTTGCATTACTCGTTTTCATAATGAGCGGGCTGCTCGGGGTCTTCGCTTTCAGGACGGAGTATCTCATGAGGCCGGTTATTTCCTTCGGTGAGCCATCCATACTGCTTCCGTTGCTAAGCGGCCTCTTCGGCTCGTCGCAGCTTATCATCAGCCTGATGTCGGACCCCATGATCCCGGTGCAGCTGCGCTCCAGGCTCGAGCTGGAAAGGCAGCGTATCCTCAGGGGTATCCTTGTGGGAGGTGTCTCAGGTTCGCTGGTCGCATGGCTGCCAGGTGTATCCTCCTCCATCGCCACTGTGTTCGCGCGCCTCTTTATCAGACAGGATTTCTCAAAGGAAGAGAACGGATATGCACACTACTCCGATGAAGACATGCTCAGCTCGGCCAAAGAGTTCATTGTATCAGTTTCCGGTGTGAATACCTGTAATGCTATATTCGGCCTCGTAGCCCTTGCAGTTATCGGTAAAACAAGGAACGGTGCCATGGTGGTGATCAACGACCTGCTTGATGGCGTGGGCCTGGACCCATCAGCCATCGTATTATTCCTGTGCGCCATCGCCCTGACCGCGATAATGTCCTATTTCTCCACCATCTATCTGGGCGACAGGGTTCACGTGTGGCTTCTGTCTATAGATTATCCCGTGCTCTGTTATTCTGTCATATCAGTGCTTGCTTTACTTGTATTGCTCTTCACAGGAACGTTCGGACTGGTGATCTTTATCGTTTCCACCTCTCTAGGGATGCTTGCTCCGTTTTTAAAAGTACGTAAAAGTCATGCCATGGGGGTGATATTGCTGCCGGTGATAATTTACTTCATGTGA
- a CDS encoding AAA family ATPase, whose product MVKIAVTGKGGVGKTTLSGTLARMLARDGYDVLAIDADADMNLASAVGVKNPPKPLTDYQELIEERAGEKGGMFKFNPKVDDIVDMFGVVGPDNVKMLVMGTIERGGSGCMCPASAFLRAFLRHVTLKETSAVILDMEAGIEHLGRGTTRGIDLMIVVVEPGMRSIETAQRIKELSEGIEIKHLAAVINKGNAANIRPHLEKLGIPVLGEIPYDPELAQADLMGLAPIDVGGKWVDAVRDIKESMLSMIETFGETT is encoded by the coding sequence ATGGTAAAGATCGCAGTTACAGGAAAGGGCGGTGTCGGGAAGACGACACTTTCCGGGACCCTGGCAAGAATGCTTGCAAGGGACGGATATGATGTGCTTGCTATTGATGCGGATGCAGATATGAATCTTGCATCTGCCGTCGGCGTGAAGAATCCTCCCAAGCCCCTGACCGATTACCAGGAACTCATTGAGGAAAGGGCTGGCGAGAAAGGTGGCATGTTCAAGTTCAACCCGAAGGTGGACGACATTGTGGACATGTTCGGCGTTGTGGGACCGGATAACGTGAAAATGCTGGTGATGGGAACCATTGAAAGGGGAGGCAGTGGATGCATGTGCCCTGCTTCTGCGTTCCTGCGCGCCTTCCTGCGCCATGTGACCCTGAAGGAAACGAGCGCGGTTATCCTTGACATGGAGGCAGGCATCGAGCATCTTGGCAGGGGCACCACCCGCGGCATAGACCTGATGATAGTGGTGGTGGAGCCCGGCATGAGGTCCATTGAGACGGCCCAGAGGATCAAGGAGCTGTCCGAGGGCATAGAAATAAAACACCTTGCAGCTGTGATCAATAAGGGCAATGCAGCCAATATCAGGCCGCATCTTGAGAAACTTGGCATTCCCGTCCTGGGAGAGATACCATATGACCCGGAGCTTGCACAGGCCGATCTGATGGGCCTTGCACCCATTGACGTAGGCGGCAAATGGGTTGATGCTGTGAGGGATATCAAGGAAAGCATGCTGAGTATGATAGAGACTTTTGGGGAGACGACATAA
- a CDS encoding LL-diaminopimelate aminotransferase, giving the protein MYSDRINRLPPYLFAAIDEAKAKIIAKGVDVIDLGVGDPDQPTPAHIVESMCQAVRDPSTHQYPSYTGLLEFRKAAAQWCRQTRGLDIDPVSETLTLIGSKEGVAHVPLAFINPGDVVLCPDPGYPVYKIGTQFAGGKEHIMPLLEENDFLPDLEAIPKDTLAKAKLMFINYPNNPTSATADLKFFEEVVQFAREHNIVVVHDNAYSEMVYDGYQSPSFLSVDGAMDIGIELYSMSKTYNMTGWRLGFAVGNRDLIAGFGKVKSNIDSGAFDAIQRAGITALTSSQQCVADMNNIYTERRNVLLKGLRELGLDVKPPKATFYVWARVPEGYDSMGFSKLLLENAGIVATPGVGFGQYGEGYIRFALTKTVPRMNEAVERMSKLKL; this is encoded by the coding sequence ATGTATTCTGACAGGATCAACAGACTGCCCCCCTACTTGTTTGCAGCCATCGATGAAGCAAAAGCAAAGATCATAGCAAAAGGCGTGGATGTGATCGACCTCGGAGTGGGTGACCCTGACCAGCCGACCCCTGCACACATCGTAGAGTCAATGTGCCAGGCTGTCCGCGACCCTTCCACACACCAGTATCCCTCATACACAGGACTGCTCGAGTTCAGGAAAGCAGCAGCACAATGGTGCAGGCAGACAAGGGGACTTGATATCGACCCTGTGTCTGAGACACTGACACTCATCGGCTCAAAGGAAGGAGTTGCACACGTTCCTCTCGCATTTATCAATCCCGGAGATGTGGTACTCTGTCCGGACCCCGGATATCCCGTATATAAGATAGGCACACAGTTCGCCGGCGGAAAGGAACACATCATGCCTCTCCTGGAAGAGAACGACTTCCTGCCTGACCTTGAGGCTATACCAAAAGACACCCTCGCCAAGGCAAAGCTGATGTTCATCAATTATCCCAACAATCCTACATCCGCAACAGCAGACCTGAAGTTCTTCGAGGAGGTAGTGCAGTTTGCCCGTGAGCACAATATCGTTGTTGTCCATGACAACGCATACTCTGAAATGGTCTATGACGGTTACCAGTCCCCGAGCTTCCTCAGCGTGGACGGTGCAATGGACATAGGCATCGAGCTCTACTCCATGTCCAAGACCTACAACATGACCGGATGGCGCCTTGGCTTTGCAGTGGGTAACAGGGATCTCATAGCAGGCTTCGGCAAGGTCAAGTCCAATATCGACTCCGGAGCCTTCGATGCCATCCAGAGGGCAGGCATCACAGCCCTTACAAGCTCCCAGCAGTGCGTTGCTGATATGAACAACATCTACACCGAGAGAAGGAATGTGCTGCTCAAGGGACTCAGGGAGCTGGGTCTTGATGTGAAGCCACCCAAGGCAACTTTCTACGTATGGGCCCGTGTGCCTGAAGGATATGACTCCATGGGATTCTCAAAACTCCTGCTCGAGAATGCAGGCATCGTAGCAACTCCCGGAGTAGGCTTCGGCCAATATGGAGAAGGGTATATACGCTTTGCGCTTACCAAGACAGTGCCAAGGATGAACGAGGCAGTTGAAAGGATGTCAAAGCTGAAACTGTGA
- a CDS encoding cation diffusion facilitator family transporter, whose protein sequence is MKAATIRFRKIQRVMWYVLLLNLVVAVAKIIYGMYTNVLSMQSDGYHSLFDGVSNVIGLIGIQIASKPPDADHPYGHRKFETLAAIFIAFILGVVAFEIVRSAIERFGNGTSPEVTTFSFIIMLGTMGVNYAVTTYERRKGKELQSEVLLADSAHTKSDIYVSVSVILGLAAIHAGYPIVDPIISILVAIVILHAGVEIIFSSASILCDRYSIDPARLMDVVCGVEGVRGCHNIRTRGPQGSVYVDMHIEVDPEMPTYKSHTIAHIVQYRIKENFDGIQEVLVHIEPAENSQNYK, encoded by the coding sequence ATGAAAGCGGCAACGATAAGGTTCAGGAAGATACAAAGGGTCATGTGGTATGTACTCCTGCTGAACCTTGTTGTTGCTGTCGCCAAGATCATCTATGGTATGTATACCAACGTGCTCAGCATGCAGTCTGATGGGTATCATTCTCTTTTTGATGGAGTATCCAACGTCATAGGGCTTATTGGTATCCAGATCGCCTCAAAACCTCCAGATGCAGACCACCCCTACGGGCACAGGAAGTTCGAGACCCTGGCTGCCATTTTCATCGCTTTCATACTGGGGGTGGTTGCATTTGAGATAGTCCGCTCTGCAATAGAAAGATTCGGGAACGGGACCAGTCCCGAGGTCACAACGTTCAGCTTCATTATAATGCTGGGCACCATGGGAGTGAACTATGCGGTCACCACCTATGAGAGGAGAAAAGGGAAAGAGCTGCAGAGCGAAGTGCTGCTGGCCGACTCGGCTCATACGAAAAGTGATATCTATGTGTCGGTTTCTGTGATTCTGGGACTGGCAGCCATACACGCAGGTTATCCCATAGTCGATCCTATAATCTCCATACTGGTGGCAATTGTGATCCTGCATGCGGGAGTTGAGATAATATTCAGCAGTGCCTCGATACTCTGTGATCGCTATTCCATCGATCCCGCCCGGCTAATGGATGTGGTATGCGGGGTGGAAGGTGTGCGGGGATGCCACAATATCCGCACGCGTGGTCCTCAGGGCAGTGTGTACGTGGATATGCACATAGAAGTTGATCCCGAGATGCCCACTTATAAATCCCACACAATTGCCCATATTGTCCAGTACCGTATCAAGGAAAACTTCGACGGCATTCAGGAAGTGCTTGTGCACATCGAACCTGCAGAGAACAGTCAAAATTATAAATAG
- a CDS encoding sensor histidine kinase: MYFIYSDELALLKKREKELECLYSISSLFDLHIPLPSLLKGIVNRASSACQFSEIAASRLTLDGNSYQTDNFTETPWKMSVDIIVHGMIKGSLLVVYLEERPVLDTGPFTSEEKRLMDAIVSRLGKVIERKVLEEALLESEKRHRVIFESSPLGMFIDHKGIITHCNRSALKIFGVPREKLIGSPITNFVSDERLEKMLLGAARDVLPYYENEYPARVAHRQVHLRSYYVPHRLMDDTIDSGVCLVADVTKNKQSEDALYQQKELLTSTFNALQDLIVVVDRDLRVVTSNWKSENVACTQDKNGHPHCYDCFMKRDTPCDPCYVKEVFSSGSVTEVEQTDEAAGKILEYRAFPVFDKDNNVIMAVEHVRDITERKRTEQALQMSTEELAKAYEELKSLDRLKDEFLSNLRHELNTPLTTIRGFSELLQEGTFGPLNPEQLRAVEKVVNKSKRLHNLIDSLLFASTSQGGRVRYNFEKILLSDSLLSAIGELSEQAKEKGITVNSDISPGKMFTYADADYLPRAFVNLMDNAIKFTPRKGMINLSAHRENSDIHVVLEDNGIGISREDLPKLFRKFHQIDSSSTRNYGGNGLGLYVTKVIVEDHGGRIWLESEEGAGTKVHVILPAVD, from the coding sequence GTGTATTTCATATATTCTGATGAACTGGCTTTACTCAAAAAAAGAGAAAAAGAACTGGAGTGCCTCTACAGCATTTCATCTCTCTTTGATCTCCACATACCCTTGCCTTCCCTGCTTAAAGGCATTGTGAATCGTGCGTCCTCAGCCTGCCAGTTCTCTGAGATCGCTGCATCGCGTCTTACCCTGGATGGAAACAGCTACCAGACAGATAATTTTACGGAAACCCCCTGGAAGATGTCAGTGGATATAATTGTCCATGGAATGATAAAAGGGAGCCTGCTTGTTGTCTACCTTGAAGAGCGACCTGTCCTTGATACGGGCCCTTTCACCTCAGAAGAGAAAAGGCTGATGGATGCTATCGTGTCCCGTCTTGGGAAGGTTATAGAGAGGAAGGTCCTGGAAGAAGCACTGCTTGAATCCGAGAAGAGGCACAGGGTGATATTCGAGTCCTCTCCCCTTGGAATGTTCATTGACCATAAGGGGATCATCACACACTGCAACCGGAGCGCATTAAAGATATTCGGGGTTCCGCGGGAAAAGCTTATCGGATCTCCCATCACGAACTTTGTCAGCGATGAAAGGCTTGAGAAGATGCTCCTCGGGGCTGCCAGGGATGTACTGCCCTATTATGAGAATGAGTACCCTGCCAGGGTGGCACACAGACAGGTCCATCTCAGGTCCTACTATGTGCCCCACAGGCTTATGGATGATACAATTGACAGCGGCGTCTGCCTAGTTGCCGACGTGACCAAGAATAAACAGTCAGAAGATGCACTGTACCAGCAGAAAGAACTGCTGACCAGCACTTTCAATGCTCTCCAGGACCTGATAGTGGTAGTCGACCGTGACCTTCGGGTGGTCACGAGCAACTGGAAGAGCGAAAACGTGGCCTGCACGCAGGATAAGAACGGGCACCCGCATTGCTACGATTGTTTCATGAAGAGGGACACCCCATGTGATCCCTGTTACGTGAAGGAGGTTTTTTCATCGGGAAGTGTCACTGAGGTCGAACAGACGGATGAGGCCGCCGGTAAGATCCTGGAATACCGTGCTTTCCCTGTGTTCGATAAGGATAACAATGTCATCATGGCCGTTGAACATGTCCGTGACATCACCGAGCGCAAGAGAACGGAACAAGCCTTACAGATGTCCACTGAAGAGCTTGCAAAGGCCTATGAGGAACTCAAGTCCCTTGACAGGCTAAAGGACGAGTTCCTTTCCAACCTGAGACACGAGCTCAATACGCCCCTTACCACTATCAGGGGTTTCAGTGAGCTGCTCCAGGAAGGCACCTTTGGTCCCCTGAACCCGGAACAGTTACGTGCTGTAGAAAAGGTCGTGAACAAATCAAAGCGCCTCCACAACCTCATCGATTCCCTTCTGTTTGCCAGTACCTCGCAGGGAGGCAGGGTACGCTATAATTTCGAGAAGATCCTTCTGTCCGACTCCCTGCTGTCTGCAATAGGTGAATTGTCAGAGCAGGCGAAAGAGAAGGGCATCACCGTAAACAGTGATATCTCTCCGGGCAAAATGTTCACTTATGCCGATGCCGATTATCTTCCAAGGGCTTTTGTCAATCTTATGGATAATGCCATAAAGTTCACCCCAAGAAAGGGAATGATAAATCTTTCAGCCCACCGCGAGAACAGCGATATTCACGTGGTGCTGGAGGATAACGGTATAGGGATATCCAGAGAAGACTTGCCGAAACTGTTCAGGAAATTCCACCAGATCGACAGCTCATCCACAAGGAACTACGGGGGCAATGGCCTTGGACTATATGTCACCAAAGTGATCGTTGAAGACCATGGGGGGAGAATATGGCTCGAAAGTGAAGAGGGAGCCGGGACAAAAGTGCATGTTATTCTCCCGGCTGTTGATTGA
- the argH gene encoding argininosuccinate lyase, whose protein sequence is MSNILRRGRLSSSPDEDILNFTSSMSADKWIFEADILVDLAHTLMLKEQGIIRHDDCSKILCGLMHVKEGGIELLDHSYEDIHISLESRLIDIVGEETGGRMHSGRSRNDEVATCIRIRLRDELLSLMEELVGLRLALLNRASVHTETLMPGFTHLQHAQPTTFAHHLLAHSGAVARDTERVTDAFSRVNRSPLGAAAFASTGFDLDRQRTASLLGFSGLLENSMDAVSSRDFLIETASVLANVMVNLSRMAEELVLWSTPEFGFIELHDSYSSTSSIMPQKKNPDTAELIRGKAGTVMGSLMALLTICKALPLSYNRDLQEATPNMWRSVEATRSAVRIMTGIIGSMKVNTDAMADKATAGFTTATELADTMVRATGIPFRTAHQIVGVLARSSRVPTLKDVDDVSGRILGAGLSGRGLTEEMIMEALDPVSNIRRRKIIGGPSPDETSRAISSSLEELGKVRSGIRELNASIENSLKCLFDAAESCM, encoded by the coding sequence ATGAGCAATATTTTACGCAGGGGGCGTCTGTCCTCCAGTCCCGATGAAGATATACTGAACTTCACTTCTTCCATGTCTGCGGACAAATGGATCTTTGAGGCGGACATACTTGTCGACCTGGCTCATACGCTCATGCTGAAAGAGCAGGGCATAATAAGACATGATGACTGCAGTAAGATCCTCTGCGGCCTCATGCATGTGAAGGAGGGCGGGATCGAACTGCTCGATCATTCCTATGAGGATATCCACATTTCCCTCGAGTCCCGGCTCATTGACATTGTAGGCGAAGAGACCGGAGGCAGGATGCATTCTGGACGCTCCCGCAACGATGAGGTTGCAACATGTATCCGCATAAGGCTTAGGGATGAGCTGCTCTCCCTGATGGAGGAGCTTGTGGGGCTTCGCCTTGCTCTTCTCAACAGGGCCTCGGTGCATACAGAGACCCTTATGCCCGGTTTTACTCACCTGCAGCATGCACAGCCGACGACCTTTGCCCATCACCTGCTTGCACATTCCGGCGCCGTGGCAAGGGATACCGAGCGAGTGACGGATGCATTCTCAAGGGTGAACAGGAGCCCCCTGGGGGCGGCTGCCTTTGCTTCCACGGGTTTTGACCTGGACCGCCAGCGAACAGCTTCACTTCTGGGTTTTAGCGGCCTGCTGGAAAACTCCATGGATGCCGTGAGCAGCCGTGATTTCCTTATAGAAACGGCATCCGTACTTGCGAACGTGATGGTCAACCTCAGCAGGATGGCTGAGGAGCTTGTGCTTTGGTCAACTCCTGAGTTCGGATTTATCGAACTGCACGACAGTTACTCATCCACGTCCTCCATTATGCCGCAGAAGAAGAACCCGGACACTGCCGAGCTCATCCGCGGGAAGGCTGGTACTGTCATGGGCTCCCTGATGGCGCTGCTTACTATCTGCAAGGCTCTTCCCTTAAGCTATAACCGCGACCTGCAGGAGGCTACGCCCAATATGTGGCGCTCGGTGGAGGCCACAAGGAGCGCCGTGAGGATAATGACCGGCATAATCGGTTCAATGAAGGTCAATACAGATGCCATGGCTGACAAGGCAACGGCAGGTTTCACTACGGCCACGGAGCTTGCGGACACAATGGTAAGGGCAACGGGCATTCCTTTCAGGACAGCCCACCAGATAGTGGGAGTACTTGCACGCAGCAGCAGAGTTCCCACATTGAAGGATGTCGACGATGTCTCAGGCAGGATACTGGGTGCGGGATTAAGCGGACGCGGCCTCACAGAGGAGATGATAATGGAAGCACTGGACCCTGTATCCAATATAAGGAGGCGTAAGATAATAGGAGGTCCTTCCCCGGATGAGACTTCAAGGGCTATAAGCAGCAGCCTTGAGGAACTTGGGAAGGTACGTTCCGGGATAAGGGAACTGAATGCCAGCATCGAAAACTCCCTCAAGTGTCTGTTCGATGCGGCAGAATCATGTATGTAA
- a CDS encoding chemotaxis protein CheW, translated as MANHMQQYQEKTPNDLLQLVIFNLGTEEFGIDIMKVQEIIRLPDITRIPKSPDYIKGVINLRGKIIVVMDLDKRFGLPSKEITEESRIIVADVDGSIVGMVVDSVSEVIRLMASSVDPTPEIITHSINASYLRGVGKIDDRLLILLNLENIINETAG; from the coding sequence ATGGCTAACCATATGCAGCAATACCAGGAAAAGACCCCAAATGACCTGCTTCAGCTTGTCATCTTCAATCTGGGAACAGAGGAGTTCGGTATAGATATCATGAAAGTGCAGGAGATCATCCGCTTGCCAGATATCACGCGCATTCCCAAGTCCCCGGATTATATAAAAGGTGTCATCAACCTGCGTGGTAAGATAATCGTTGTAATGGACCTTGACAAACGCTTCGGGCTTCCCTCAAAAGAAATCACGGAAGAATCAAGGATCATAGTTGCGGATGTTGACGGCAGTATTGTCGGAATGGTTGTGGATTCCGTAAGTGAGGTCATCCGGCTTATGGCGTCCAGCGTCGACCCCACCCCCGAGATAATCACCCACAGTATCAATGCCTCATACCTCAGAGGCGTGGGCAAGATCGATGACAGGCTCCTGATATTACTGAACCTGGAAAACATTATCAATGAAACTGCAGGCTGA
- the aroC gene encoding chorismate synthase: protein MPGNIFGHSFRITTWGESHGKAVGVVIDGVPAGLELSDTDIQKELDRRRPGQSEVSTPRSESDTVEILSGVFEGMTTGCPISMLVWNRNANPGAYDYLRDIPRPGHADLFYQKKYGIRDHRGGGRSSGRETIGRVAAGAVAKKLLSHYGIEVFAHVTELGGVKAGNVTFTDIRENVEKNPVRCADLQAAERMLEQVRRARGEGDSIGGIVEIIATGVPAGIGEPVFGKLDADIAAALMSIGAVKGVEIGAGFECARMKGSQMNDAFVMEDGHPVPETNNAGGIIGGLSTGLPLICRIAVKPTPSISKVQRSVSLAGMRETDIEVRGRHDPTIPPRMVPVAESMVALVLADQMIRGGRINPESFLK, encoded by the coding sequence ATGCCAGGAAACATCTTTGGTCACTCTTTCAGGATTACCACCTGGGGTGAATCGCATGGAAAAGCAGTGGGTGTGGTTATAGACGGAGTGCCCGCCGGACTTGAGCTTTCAGATACGGACATACAGAAGGAACTGGACCGCAGGCGCCCTGGCCAGAGCGAGGTCTCGACCCCCCGTTCGGAATCCGATACCGTGGAGATCCTTTCCGGCGTGTTCGAGGGAATGACCACGGGCTGCCCCATATCCATGCTGGTATGGAACAGGAATGCCAATCCGGGCGCTTATGATTATCTCAGGGACATTCCCCGCCCCGGACATGCGGATCTCTTCTACCAGAAGAAATACGGTATCAGGGATCACAGGGGCGGTGGCAGGTCATCCGGCAGGGAGACCATCGGCAGGGTGGCAGCCGGGGCGGTTGCCAAAAAACTCCTGTCCCATTACGGTATCGAGGTCTTTGCCCACGTCACCGAGCTTGGCGGTGTGAAGGCCGGAAATGTCACATTCACCGATATCCGCGAGAATGTTGAAAAGAATCCTGTCCGGTGTGCAGACCTCCAGGCTGCCGAAAGGATGCTTGAGCAGGTGAGGCGTGCACGTGGTGAGGGCGACAGTATAGGCGGCATCGTGGAGATCATTGCAACAGGAGTGCCCGCAGGGATCGGAGAGCCGGTCTTTGGCAAGCTTGACGCTGATATCGCAGCAGCGCTCATGAGCATAGGTGCCGTCAAAGGTGTTGAGATCGGCGCAGGCTTTGAATGCGCCCGCATGAAAGGCAGCCAGATGAACGATGCTTTTGTTATGGAGGACGGGCATCCTGTTCCGGAGACCAATAATGCAGGTGGGATCATAGGTGGACTTTCAACAGGCTTGCCCCTGATATGCCGCATTGCCGTAAAACCGACACCTTCCATATCAAAGGTTCAGAGAAGCGTCAGCCTGGCCGGGATGAGGGAAACAGACATCGAGGTACGCGGGCGGCATGACCCGACGATTCCGCCCAGGATGGTGCCGGTGGCCGAGTCGATGGTGGCTCTGGTGCTGGCGGACCAGATGATCAGGGGCGGGAGGATAAACCCGGAATCGTTTTTAAAGTAG
- a CDS encoding helix-turn-helix transcriptional regulator — MKKSLLDVVFMSEKRKGVLLLLQDEAREMETLLGSLNTTRQALLPQIRVLEDHYLVSHDRDTYELTTIGKLIADEMAPLVGTLEVLDIDIDYWGTHDFDFIPPGLLKRIKELRHCAIINPHLTELYSLHKTYHKDKTTEHVHSVGNIFYPDYQSRFTEMIDNKITIDYIISEDLLDKIRTDHPYFRSVIKSGYFNLYVYHQKMNFLFFTFDDYHIVINPLKNNGDIDTKYMLCSTEDALRWGKDLFDHYLENSTQITDI, encoded by the coding sequence ATGAAAAAGTCATTACTTGATGTTGTGTTCATGTCAGAGAAACGAAAAGGGGTTCTCCTGCTTCTGCAGGATGAAGCAAGGGAGATGGAAACACTTCTCGGCTCTCTTAATACGACCAGACAGGCACTGCTTCCGCAGATAAGAGTACTGGAAGACCATTACCTTGTTTCCCATGACAGGGATACTTACGAGCTGACAACGATTGGCAAATTGATAGCAGATGAAATGGCTCCGCTAGTAGGTACTCTGGAAGTCCTTGATATTGACATTGACTACTGGGGAACTCATGACTTTGATTTTATCCCGCCTGGCCTGCTGAAAAGGATTAAAGAGTTAAGGCATTGTGCGATCATAAATCCTCACCTTACAGAATTGTATTCCCTGCACAAGACCTATCATAAGGATAAAACAACAGAGCATGTCCATTCTGTTGGTAATATCTTTTACCCTGATTACCAGTCAAGGTTCACTGAGATGATAGATAATAAAATCACAATTGATTATATCATCTCTGAGGATCTGTTAGATAAAATCAGAACAGATCACCCCTATTTCAGATCAGTTATCAAAAGCGGCTACTTTAACCTATATGTTTACCACCAAAAGATGAATTTCCTGTTCTTTACGTTTGATGATTACCATATTGTCATAAACCCACTGAAAAATAATGGGGATATCGATACTAAATACATGCTGTGCAGTACGGAAGATGCGCTTAGGTGGGGAAAAGATCTGTTTGACCACTACCTGGAGAATTCCACACAAATTACCGATATTTGA